From the genome of Oncorhynchus tshawytscha isolate Ot180627B linkage group LG31, Otsh_v2.0, whole genome shotgun sequence, one region includes:
- the LOC112229298 gene encoding extracellular matrix protein 1, which translates to MILAGFFAHSWLLALLTLDCAKLGGTQNFSSLQEPDVPFPPARPTLQNLAAICHYGQSRPRYPPSFFPRSGVSFFRRCGKAINRLESWYSMCCSGEVAQQNVQILCCAQQAWQNALSVFCVEEFAVMTRAYPCCRKSGEARWSCFNDELPNPFYEPTAGYMAPQMPHEPGFTWKPNTC; encoded by the exons aTGATTTTGGCTGGATTTTTCGCACATTCTTGGTTACTTGCACTACTAACTCTTGATTGTGCCAAACTTGGAG GTACACAGAATTTTAGCTCTCTGCAGGAGCCTGACGTCCCTTTCCCTCCTGCACGCCCAACCCTACAGAATCTTGCTGCCATATGTCACTATGGACAGAGTCGCCCCCGGTATCCACCTAGCTTCTTTCCCCGCTCTGGTGTCAGTTTTTTCCGGCGCTGTGGAAAAGCCATCAATCGTTTGGAGTCTTGGTACAGCATGTGCTGCAGTGGAGAAGTCGCCCAGCAAAACGTCCAGATCCTGTGCTGTGCTCAGCAagct tggcagaatGCACTCTCCGTGTTCTGTGTCGAAGAGTTTGCCGTAATGACCAGGGCATACCCGTGCTGCAGGAAGAGCGGAGAGGCCAGGTGGAGCTGCTTTAACGATGAACTCCCAAACCCCTTTTACGAGCCCACTGCAGGCTACATGGCCCCCCAGATGCCTCATGAACCAGGGTTCACCTGGAAGCCAAACACATGTTAG